In Desulfovibrio aminophilus, the genomic stretch CCCCCGAAGGTTGGGGCGAGGCCTCAAGCTCGTGGTGGCGAGAAGGAAGTTGCTCACGGACTCCCAGGGCTGGGGCCAGATTCCGGCCAGGTCGGCCTCGCCGGGCAGGCGCGGCTGGAAGGCCAGGGTGGCGCTGGGCGGCTCGAAGCGGGCGTCCACGCCGGGCTTGTCGCCCCGGGCGTCCACGCGCAGCCAGCCCGCGCCGGGCAGGAGCAGGGCGTTCAACCCGTGCAGCCCCAGGGGACCGTCCGGCCCGCCCAGGCGCAAGCGCTGGTAGCAGAGCCCCGTGGGGATGCCGTCGGCCCGCAGAAGCGCGGCCAGGAGATGGCTCTTGGCGTAGCACAGGCCCGTGCGCGCGGCCAAAACCTCCGAGGCCCGGCAGGTCACGGGGCCGTCCAGCCCGGCGTCCAGGGTGTGGCTCACCTCGTCGCGCACGAACTCGAAACAGCGCACGGCCGTGGCCGCGAGCCCGCCGCCGGACAGCTTCCGGGCCAGGCCCGCCACCTCGGGGTGGTCCAGGTCCACCACCGCCGAGCCCGCCAGATACGGGGCCAAGCCCCGCCTCGACACTTCGTTGAACATCACTCCCCCGCCTTCGCCCGGCTTCGCCGGATTATGGAACGGCCAAGAGTCTCTCGCCGTTCCCTCCCCCTGTAAAGGCCCCTTCGGGGCTTCACGGAAAGGCCAGGAGGCTCCCGTCTTCCCCCTTCGGGGGTTTATAGAAAGGCAGGGAGATTCCCGGCTTTCCGCCTTTCTGGAACCCCCCGAAGGGGGCGGGACGAGAGCCCGTCACCCTTTTGCAGGACGGCAAAAGGGGACCGCCGGTTCCTCCGGCGGCCCGAAGGGCGGGCCACAGGACGTGGCCCGTCAAGATGCGAATCCGCTGCAATGAGCTGCATATTCGCTGTCATTCTTTCCCCGGCCCGAAAATGTCCCGCCTTTCTGGAGTGGGCCGAAGGCCCTTCGTTGAAAACCTATAGGAGACGGCATATGCTGCCCCCTTCGGGGGGGTATAGAAAGGCGAAGAGGCTCCCATCTTCCGCCTTTTTGGACCCCCCCGAAGGGGGCGAAGCCGGGTGGGTGGTGGCCAAGGAACCCGACTGGGCTCCGCCC encodes the following:
- a CDS encoding transglutaminase family protein, with amino-acid sequence MFNEVSRRGLAPYLAGSAVVDLDHPEVAGLARKLSGGGLAATAVRCFEFVRDEVSHTLDAGLDGPVTCRASEVLAARTGLCYAKSHLLAALLRADGIPTGLCYQRLRLGGPDGPLGLHGLNALLLPGAGWLRVDARGDKPGVDARFEPPSATLAFQPRLPGEADLAGIWPQPWESVSNFLLATTSLRPRPNLRGISERQKGGSFPVFP